Proteins encoded by one window of Polycladomyces subterraneus:
- a CDS encoding 7-carboxy-7-deazaguanine synthase QueE: MMQTQERDAKNLTLPMVEIFQTVEGEGLKSGYPTTFIRLYNCNLRCTWCDTKYSYAPYPPEFTATIGEIVEQVERYGNPCICLTGGEPLLYEEKALALIQELAALPSVEDIHIETNGAIRLNRFDTWRKSVPEGKKVRFVMDYKLTSSGEREKMIESNFHLLDERDEIKFVIANREEFDEAMEVVRRCVRKGNILFSPVWETLPPSQLVEWILAGENKRIKLNLQTHKYIWDPDKRGV, from the coding sequence ATGATGCAGACACAGGAGCGAGACGCGAAAAATCTCACCCTTCCCATGGTGGAAATCTTTCAGACAGTGGAAGGTGAGGGATTGAAGTCAGGCTATCCGACCACCTTCATCCGCTTGTACAACTGTAATCTGCGTTGCACTTGGTGCGATACCAAGTACAGTTATGCACCATATCCACCCGAATTTACCGCCACGATCGGTGAAATCGTGGAACAGGTGGAGCGCTACGGTAATCCCTGCATTTGCCTGACAGGCGGGGAACCGCTTTTATACGAAGAGAAAGCCTTGGCGTTGATCCAAGAATTGGCTGCTCTCCCATCGGTGGAAGACATTCACATCGAAACCAACGGCGCCATCCGCCTCAACCGATTCGATACATGGCGGAAAAGCGTACCGGAAGGAAAAAAAGTACGGTTTGTGATGGATTATAAGCTCACTTCTTCCGGTGAGCGGGAAAAGATGATCGAGAGCAATTTTCATCTGTTGGACGAGCGGGATGAAATCAAGTTCGTCATCGCCAACCGGGAAGAGTTCGATGAAGCGATGGAAGTGGTTCGCCGTTGCGTAAGGAAAGGGAATATTCTCTTCAGCCCGGTGTGGGAGACGCTTCCCCCGAGTCAGCTGGTGGAATGGATCTTGGCCGGGGAGAACAAACGGATCAAGCTAAACCTGCAAACGCACAAATACATCTGGGACCCCGACAAACGAGGCGTATGA
- the queC gene encoding 7-cyano-7-deazaguanine synthase QueC, with product MSEKAVVILSGGLDSTTCMGIAADKGYEIYALTFDYGQRHRHEVEHAKRVAQFYNVKQHRIVQLDFLRQIGGSALTDPELEVPTEGVTDDIPVTYVPARNLIFLSLATSYAEVVGAHTIFIGVSAVDYSGYPDCRPEFIAAMNETIRRGTKTSQQERPIVIEAPLVHLSKADTIRLGTRLGVPYHLTTSCYQGQSPACGVCDSCRLRLKGFAEAGVEDPIPYVTRQPS from the coding sequence ATGAGCGAAAAGGCGGTTGTCATCTTGAGCGGCGGATTGGACAGCACCACCTGCATGGGTATCGCCGCCGACAAAGGGTATGAAATTTACGCCCTTACCTTCGATTACGGCCAACGCCACCGACACGAAGTGGAACACGCCAAACGCGTGGCCCAATTTTACAACGTCAAACAGCATCGGATCGTGCAGCTGGATTTCCTCCGCCAGATCGGCGGCAGTGCTTTGACCGACCCGGAGCTGGAGGTACCAACCGAAGGGGTCACGGACGACATTCCCGTCACCTATGTGCCGGCCCGCAATTTGATCTTTTTGTCCTTGGCCACCTCCTACGCTGAAGTGGTCGGTGCCCACACCATTTTCATCGGCGTCAGCGCCGTCGATTACAGCGGGTATCCAGACTGTCGTCCGGAATTCATCGCGGCGATGAACGAAACGATCCGCCGCGGCACCAAGACATCGCAGCAGGAACGACCCATCGTCATTGAAGCGCCGCTCGTTCATTTGTCCAAGGCGGACACGATCCGGCTGGGCACCCGATTGGGTGTACCGTATCATTTGACCACTTCCTGCTACCAGGGACAAAGTCCGGCTTGCGGCGTTTGCGACAGCTGCCGGCTACGGCTAAAAGGGTTTGCCGAAGCGGGTGTAGAAGACCCGATTCCGTACGTGACGCGTCAACCGTCATGA
- a CDS encoding thioredoxin-like domain-containing protein — MVRAPEFPKDGMWLNTDRPLSLEELRGHVVLLDFWTYCCINCIHVLPDLAYLEKKYEAEPFVVIGVHSAKFHNERDPENIRNAIARYEIEHPVYVDSDHQVWDAYAVNAWPTFMLIGADGRVVAKGSGEGLREALDHHIGQALADARNRGILAERKIDIRRPPVPEHPLSFPGKLALHPTTGHLFVTDSNHNRILELKVNGNRAQIVQKIGSSRIGAEDGNFDTATFYRPQGLAITDQFLYVCDTENHMIRRLDLVSRKVETLAGTGEQARWGAKGGYGPTTPLNSPWDCTVVGDQLLIAMAGPHQLWKLDLTTQQVEVFAGSGWENIVDGPAERAQLAQPSGIAHDGERLYFADSEVSALRTCDLQTGEVRTLIGQGLFVFGLKDGDFDSALLQHPLGVDVAGDRVYIADTYNHAIRVAHLPTKRIETLIARSDATTCRIGDEACEELPLNEPNDVLFHEDKLYITDTNNHLLRVFHLTTRKLDTLKLVE, encoded by the coding sequence ATGGTAAGGGCACCTGAATTTCCGAAGGACGGTATGTGGCTCAACACGGATCGCCCGCTCTCCCTGGAAGAATTGCGTGGACACGTGGTCCTGCTGGATTTCTGGACCTACTGTTGCATCAACTGTATCCATGTGTTACCAGATTTGGCCTATTTGGAGAAAAAATACGAAGCGGAACCGTTCGTGGTGATCGGCGTGCACTCGGCCAAGTTCCACAACGAGCGTGACCCGGAAAATATACGAAATGCGATTGCCCGATACGAAATCGAACACCCAGTGTATGTGGATTCGGATCACCAGGTATGGGACGCCTACGCAGTAAACGCCTGGCCCACCTTCATGCTGATCGGTGCCGATGGACGCGTGGTGGCCAAAGGGTCGGGTGAAGGATTGCGAGAGGCGCTGGACCACCATATCGGACAAGCACTGGCAGACGCACGGAATCGAGGAATCTTGGCAGAACGGAAAATAGATATTCGACGCCCACCCGTCCCGGAACATCCGCTGTCGTTTCCCGGCAAACTGGCTCTTCATCCCACAACGGGGCATCTGTTTGTCACCGACTCCAACCACAACCGGATTTTGGAGCTGAAGGTGAATGGTAATCGGGCCCAAATCGTGCAAAAGATCGGTTCCAGCCGAATCGGGGCAGAGGACGGAAACTTCGACACCGCCACCTTTTATCGGCCGCAAGGATTGGCCATAACTGACCAATTTCTCTATGTCTGTGACACGGAAAACCATATGATCCGCCGACTGGACCTTGTCTCCCGCAAGGTCGAAACCCTGGCCGGCACAGGGGAACAAGCCCGCTGGGGGGCGAAGGGCGGATACGGTCCGACGACTCCGCTTAATTCCCCTTGGGATTGCACCGTGGTGGGTGATCAATTATTGATTGCGATGGCCGGACCGCACCAATTGTGGAAACTAGATTTGACTACCCAACAGGTGGAAGTATTTGCGGGCAGCGGCTGGGAAAACATCGTCGACGGCCCCGCCGAACGGGCGCAACTAGCCCAACCCAGCGGGATTGCCCACGACGGAGAACGTCTCTATTTTGCCGACAGCGAAGTCTCCGCCCTGCGCACGTGTGATTTGCAAACCGGTGAAGTGCGCACGTTGATCGGTCAGGGGTTGTTTGTCTTCGGTCTGAAGGACGGCGATTTCGACTCCGCCTTGCTTCAACATCCATTGGGCGTGGATGTGGCGGGAGACCGCGTGTATATCGCCGACACCTATAACCACGCCATTCGCGTCGCCCACTTGCCCACGAAGCGGATCGAAACGCTGATCGCGAGGAGCGATGCTACAACCTGCCGGATCGGGGACGAGGCCTGCGAAGAACTGCCGCTGAATGAACCCAACGACGTGCTATTCCACGAAGACAAACTATATATCACCGACACCAACAACCACTTGCTCCGCGTGTTCCATTTGACTACACGGAAGTTGGATACGCTGAAATTGGTGGAATAG
- a CDS encoding nitroreductase family protein: MDIWTAIRTRRSIGVMKPDPVPQKMIEQLLEAAVWAPCHHMTEPWRFFVLTGEGRRPLARTLVEIAREKMADPETDENKAKLAKEEQKPFRAPVVIAVAVSPSDDPKVEMVEELAAVHAAVQNMLLAARAMGLGAIWRTGMPCYHPKMKKLFGLGDKEQLVGFIYVGYPAIDAPVKKRTPAREKTRWIDKDEPYHK; the protein is encoded by the coding sequence TTGGATATTTGGACAGCAATCCGTACACGTCGAAGCATCGGCGTCATGAAACCGGACCCGGTGCCGCAGAAGATGATCGAGCAATTGCTGGAGGCGGCTGTGTGGGCGCCTTGTCATCATATGACGGAGCCTTGGCGGTTTTTTGTGTTGACCGGTGAGGGACGCCGTCCCTTGGCGCGTACATTGGTGGAGATCGCACGCGAAAAGATGGCGGACCCCGAAACGGACGAAAACAAGGCCAAATTGGCGAAAGAAGAGCAAAAGCCGTTTCGCGCTCCGGTGGTAATCGCGGTGGCGGTTTCCCCGTCCGACGATCCCAAAGTGGAAATGGTGGAGGAGCTGGCGGCTGTTCACGCGGCCGTGCAAAACATGTTGCTCGCTGCCCGCGCAATGGGATTGGGGGCGATCTGGCGCACCGGCATGCCGTGTTATCATCCGAAAATGAAGAAACTGTTCGGCTTGGGAGACAAGGAACAATTGGTCGGCTTTATATACGTTGGCTACCCCGCTATCGATGCTCCCGTCAAAAAGCGGACTCCTGCTCGTGAAAAAACGCGGTGGATCGATAAGGATGAACCCTATCATAAATGA
- the dnaI gene encoding primosomal protein DnaI, protein MNSIDKYVSQWKKQLNTDPERQLRILLSHPSLQVFAQEHPDIPMEVYRRSLSRLHQYVQEQEHCSRCPGLDRCPNLVQGHRSELTVYAGYLDFRMTPCEKWEAHQEQQKRSRLIRSHHIPQDVLSATFESIDVSQKRMPVLEAAIDFCSQFAHGKPRRGLYLYGPLGVGKSRIAGAIAQELVNYNVDSLMVYVPEFMRELRDAINEGSVADKLDALKKVSVLVLDDIGAETMTPWIRDEVLGAVLQYRVAEGLPVIYTSNLSLDELEDHLAHSHKGGVERMKAKRIMERIRHYVDVYFVDGPNWRENQRSS, encoded by the coding sequence GTGAATTCGATTGACAAATACGTCAGTCAGTGGAAAAAACAGTTGAATACCGATCCGGAACGACAGTTGCGGATCTTGTTGTCACACCCTTCTCTACAAGTATTCGCCCAAGAGCATCCAGATATCCCGATGGAAGTATATCGCCGTTCTTTGTCACGTTTGCACCAGTACGTGCAGGAGCAGGAACATTGTTCCCGTTGTCCAGGGTTGGACCGGTGCCCCAACCTGGTGCAGGGACACCGATCGGAGCTGACCGTTTATGCGGGATATCTTGATTTCCGGATGACGCCTTGTGAGAAGTGGGAGGCTCACCAAGAACAGCAAAAACGAAGCCGTTTGATCCGCAGTCATCATATCCCGCAAGACGTGTTGTCGGCCACCTTTGAATCCATCGATGTGAGTCAGAAACGGATGCCGGTTTTGGAGGCGGCCATCGATTTTTGCAGTCAGTTTGCTCATGGCAAGCCTCGCCGCGGATTATATCTATATGGACCGCTGGGTGTGGGCAAAAGTCGGATCGCGGGTGCGATTGCGCAGGAATTGGTCAATTACAATGTGGATTCCTTGATGGTGTATGTGCCTGAATTTATGCGGGAGTTACGCGATGCCATCAATGAAGGGTCAGTAGCGGACAAATTGGATGCACTCAAAAAAGTGTCCGTGTTGGTTCTGGACGATATCGGTGCGGAAACGATGACACCGTGGATTCGCGATGAGGTGCTGGGGGCTGTTTTGCAATATCGCGTAGCCGAGGGACTGCCTGTCATTTACACCTCCAACCTGTCGTTGGACGAGCTGGAGGATCATTTGGCCCATTCCCACAAAGGCGGTGTGGAGCGGATGAAAGCCAAACGGATTATGGAGCGGATTCGCCATTATGTCGACGTGTATTTCGTGGATGGCCCCAACTGGAGAGAAAACCAACGATCATCCTGA
- a CDS encoding replication initiation and membrane attachment family protein, protein MSMLWNQCTPRDEWICRTRRPIHLADIIGLLHLYQPIVGSTAIALYLTLAYQAPPDRAGRSDAHSHLYLMNLLSVSWQDLLENRFLLEGVGLLNTYEVRENTTHRIEYELVPPLVPERFFQSDVLSITLYHRLGKDSYLALRRQLLNREGDTGEPDERVNVTKSFQEVFGCLSPSEVAAAQSDTQSFLPLEREPSEVKDGQVPPFHWDEASFDMIRSRLKTVIPDEAWTDEVKRQIQEIRFLYGLSDPDLLRALQNPYITRGGKIDIERLRQFVKKEYRLQYGEPPMIKKKALLSKEGEKAALPEPEESPDAMTEEEKHIRELEQLSPLELLSYFQDGMRIPDADVELVARLMHEYGLPHGVINVLLEYVLYTHDYKLPKALVEKIAGHWKRRKVQTAREAMEIARRELNWEWKKQQENSRLTSSRPRTKAIREEKLPYAVAMQMERAQQQASQTRDDAQSIGESAESLAEKRARIQAKLTLMRKRLGEKGNRQ, encoded by the coding sequence ATGTCGATGTTATGGAATCAGTGTACACCGCGCGACGAATGGATCTGCCGAACCCGCCGCCCCATTCATCTGGCGGATATCATCGGATTGTTGCATCTGTATCAACCGATCGTCGGTTCGACCGCCATCGCTCTGTATCTCACCTTAGCGTATCAGGCACCGCCGGATCGGGCTGGTCGATCGGATGCCCATTCCCATTTGTATCTGATGAATCTGTTGTCCGTTTCTTGGCAGGATTTGTTGGAAAATCGATTTTTGCTGGAAGGTGTGGGCCTGCTCAATACGTATGAAGTGCGCGAAAACACGACCCACCGGATCGAGTACGAGCTGGTGCCGCCATTGGTACCGGAGCGTTTTTTTCAAAGTGATGTACTGAGTATTACGTTGTATCACCGTTTGGGTAAGGATTCCTATCTGGCGCTCCGTCGGCAGTTGTTGAACAGAGAAGGAGATACTGGGGAACCGGATGAAAGAGTGAATGTCACCAAATCGTTTCAAGAAGTATTCGGATGTTTGTCTCCTTCTGAAGTGGCGGCCGCACAGTCGGATACCCAATCGTTTTTGCCGTTGGAGCGGGAACCATCAGAAGTGAAGGATGGACAAGTCCCGCCGTTTCACTGGGATGAGGCTTCGTTTGATATGATCCGTTCCCGTTTAAAAACGGTAATCCCGGATGAGGCGTGGACGGACGAGGTGAAGCGGCAAATTCAGGAGATCCGGTTCCTGTACGGGCTGAGTGATCCGGATTTGCTTCGGGCGTTGCAAAATCCGTATATCACCAGGGGCGGTAAGATCGATATTGAGCGCTTGCGCCAGTTTGTTAAAAAGGAATACCGGTTGCAGTACGGCGAACCACCCATGATTAAAAAGAAAGCGTTGCTCTCAAAGGAAGGGGAAAAAGCGGCCTTACCCGAACCGGAGGAATCACCTGACGCCATGACGGAAGAAGAGAAACATATCCGGGAACTGGAGCAACTGTCACCCTTGGAATTGCTGTCGTATTTTCAGGATGGAATGCGCATCCCTGATGCCGATGTCGAACTGGTCGCCCGTCTGATGCATGAATATGGCTTGCCGCATGGGGTGATCAACGTCCTGCTAGAATACGTATTGTATACGCATGACTACAAACTGCCCAAAGCCTTGGTGGAAAAAATCGCTGGTCATTGGAAGCGGAGAAAAGTGCAGACCGCTCGGGAAGCGATGGAAATCGCCCGCCGCGAGTTGAATTGGGAGTGGAAAAAACAACAGGAGAACAGTCGGCTCACCTCGTCACGCCCACGGACCAAAGCGATCCGGGAAGAGAAGCTCCCCTACGCGGTGGCCATGCAGATGGAGCGTGCCCAACAACAGGCTTCTCAAACTCGGGATGATGCCCAGTCTATCGGAGAAAGCGCGGAAAGTCTGGCTGAAAAGCGGGCCCGAATCCAAGCGAAGCTGACCCTGATGCGCAAACGCCTCGGTGAAAAGGGGAATCGTCAGTGA
- the nrdR gene encoding transcriptional regulator NrdR, with protein sequence MRCPFCGSMGSRVLDSRPANEGKSIRRRRECEACGRRFTTFETVEEKPLMVIKKDGGREVFSREKILRGLFRACEKRDVPLERLEALVDEIERTLRERGETEVPTKEIGEMIMERLVDVDEVAYVRFASVYRQFQDIDAFVRELEDLLNRTGKS encoded by the coding sequence ATGCGGTGCCCTTTTTGCGGGAGCATGGGAAGCCGGGTTCTGGACTCCCGTCCGGCCAACGAGGGAAAATCGATCCGTCGGCGTCGCGAGTGTGAGGCGTGCGGCAGGAGGTTCACCACCTTTGAAACTGTGGAGGAAAAACCACTGATGGTGATCAAGAAGGACGGGGGACGGGAGGTATTTAGCAGGGAAAAAATCCTGCGGGGGTTGTTCCGCGCTTGTGAAAAGCGTGATGTGCCGCTGGAACGTCTGGAAGCGCTCGTGGATGAGATCGAACGTACTTTGCGCGAGCGGGGGGAAACGGAAGTTCCCACTAAGGAGATTGGTGAGATGATCATGGAGCGGCTGGTGGATGTGGACGAAGTGGCATATGTGCGGTTCGCATCCGTCTACCGGCAATTTCAGGATATCGATGCATTTGTGCGGGAATTGGAGGATTTGTTGAACAGGACGGGAAAATCCTGA
- a CDS encoding glyceraldehyde-3-phosphate dehydrogenase → MPLKMAINGFGRIGRMVFRKAIHDPDIEIVAINATYPAETLAHLVKFDTVHGMMTDDVRAVDDGIIVNGYKVKLVGDRDPSRLPWAELGVDVVVEATGKFRDREGAGLHLQAGAKKVVITAPGKNEDVTIVMGVNEGDYDPEKHHIVSNASCTTNCLAPVVKVLHDAFGIESGLVTTVHAYTNDQKNLDNPHKDLRRARACAQSIIPTKTGAAKAIGKVLPELNGKLNGLALRVPTPNVSVVDLVAELYVPVTVEQVNHVLKKAAETTMKGYLQYCELPLVSSDFNGNDHSAIIDALSTMVISEKQVKVLAWYDNEWGYSCRVVDLVKHIGSFLNHETKVRQEATV, encoded by the coding sequence ATGCCACTAAAAATGGCAATCAACGGATTCGGACGGATCGGGCGAATGGTTTTTCGCAAGGCGATTCATGATCCTGACATCGAAATTGTGGCCATCAACGCCACCTATCCGGCGGAGACACTGGCCCATCTGGTCAAGTTCGACACCGTGCACGGCATGATGACGGACGACGTGCGCGCGGTGGATGACGGGATCATTGTAAACGGATACAAAGTGAAGCTGGTGGGTGATCGTGACCCTTCCCGGTTGCCGTGGGCGGAACTGGGTGTGGATGTGGTGGTGGAAGCGACGGGCAAATTCCGCGACCGGGAGGGTGCCGGACTGCACTTGCAGGCGGGCGCGAAAAAAGTGGTGATCACAGCTCCGGGCAAGAACGAAGATGTGACCATTGTCATGGGGGTCAATGAAGGGGATTACGATCCGGAGAAACACCATATCGTCTCCAATGCTTCCTGCACCACCAACTGCTTGGCGCCGGTGGTAAAAGTACTGCATGATGCGTTCGGTATCGAAAGCGGGTTGGTGACGACGGTTCATGCCTATACCAACGATCAGAAAAACCTGGACAATCCGCACAAGGATTTGCGCCGGGCCCGTGCTTGTGCTCAATCGATCATTCCGACCAAAACCGGTGCAGCCAAAGCGATCGGCAAAGTATTGCCCGAACTGAACGGCAAGCTGAACGGGTTGGCATTGCGCGTCCCCACGCCCAACGTGTCGGTGGTGGATCTGGTGGCCGAACTTTACGTGCCGGTCACGGTCGAACAGGTGAATCATGTGTTGAAAAAAGCGGCGGAAACCACAATGAAAGGATATCTCCAATACTGTGAACTCCCGCTGGTCTCCTCCGACTTCAACGGCAACGACCATTCGGCCATTATTGATGCGCTCTCGACGATGGTGATCAGCGAGAAGCAGGTGAAAGTGCTGGCGTGGTACGACAATGAATGGGGCTACTCTTGTCGAGTGGTCGATTTGGTCAAGCATATTGGTTCGTTTTTGAACCATGAAACGAAAGTGAGACAAGAAGCTACGGTCTAA
- a CDS encoding lytic transglycosylase domain-containing protein, with the protein MEIAKLKKWLRPALVALPRKRTMLIAFLTVAVVLLVALPLFVRWMYPLKYEEQIFYSSEVNGADPFLVMAIIRVESKFDPNKRSVKGAEGLMQLMPSTVDWAIQHGKFPPTFRENVKDPAINIHIGSWWIAGLTREFKGNKVAAVAAYNAGPGNVQKWLKQGRWDGTKAHVRQIPYGETRHYIQRVMFFYEKYKTIYGPLAPE; encoded by the coding sequence ATGGAAATTGCTAAACTCAAAAAATGGTTACGACCGGCGCTAGTTGCCCTGCCTCGCAAGCGGACGATGCTGATCGCGTTTTTGACTGTGGCAGTAGTCTTATTGGTGGCACTTCCCTTGTTTGTACGTTGGATGTACCCATTGAAATATGAGGAGCAGATTTTTTACAGCTCTGAGGTCAACGGAGCCGACCCGTTTTTGGTGATGGCCATTATTCGGGTGGAGAGCAAATTTGACCCCAACAAGCGATCCGTTAAAGGAGCCGAAGGATTGATGCAGTTAATGCCCAGCACAGTGGATTGGGCCATTCAACACGGCAAATTTCCGCCGACGTTTCGCGAGAACGTGAAAGATCCCGCGATCAACATACATATCGGCTCTTGGTGGATCGCCGGATTGACCCGGGAATTCAAGGGAAACAAGGTGGCTGCGGTCGCCGCATACAATGCAGGGCCGGGCAACGTGCAAAAATGGCTCAAACAGGGGAGATGGGATGGAACCAAAGCGCACGTCCGACAGATTCCCTATGGGGAAACACGCCATTACATCCAACGAGTGATGTTTTTCTACGAGAAATACAAGACGATTTACGGACCGCTGGCACCCGAATAA
- the coaE gene encoding dephospho-CoA kinase (Dephospho-CoA kinase (CoaE) performs the final step in coenzyme A biosynthesis.) has translation MIIGLTGGIATGKSTVSRMLAERGAHIIDADKVAREVVEPHTEGWHRIRVRFGEEVFHPDGTLDRQALGARVFRNAEARETLNRLLHPLIVERMQKLTEQRRKCDPDGIVIWDTPLLIEGNLTKSVEKVIVVYVPESLQLQRLMARDGLSEEEARRRVASQLPIEVKKRFADFLIDNSGSLAETERQVDQIWKLLNSKNGYDRR, from the coding sequence GTGATTATCGGATTGACCGGCGGGATTGCGACGGGGAAAAGTACAGTTTCCCGGATGTTGGCTGAACGGGGGGCACATATCATCGATGCCGACAAGGTGGCGCGTGAGGTGGTGGAACCGCACACCGAAGGATGGCATCGGATTCGTGTCCGGTTCGGTGAAGAGGTGTTCCACCCTGACGGCACATTGGATCGGCAGGCACTGGGAGCAAGGGTGTTTCGCAATGCCGAAGCGCGGGAAACATTGAACCGGTTGTTGCATCCCCTGATCGTGGAACGAATGCAAAAATTGACGGAGCAGCGTCGGAAATGCGATCCCGACGGTATCGTCATTTGGGACACTCCGCTGTTGATAGAAGGGAATTTGACGAAATCAGTCGAAAAAGTTATCGTGGTATATGTCCCGGAGTCGTTGCAATTGCAACGGCTGATGGCCAGGGACGGTCTGAGCGAAGAGGAGGCTAGGCGACGGGTTGCCAGTCAGCTACCCATTGAAGTAAAAAAACGTTTTGCTGACTTTTTGATTGACAATTCAGGAAGCTTGGCAGAAACGGAAAGACAGGTTGATCAAATATGGAAATTGCTAAACTCAAAAAATGGTTACGACCGGCGCTAG
- the ytaF gene encoding sporulation membrane protein YtaF: MESDEKGESKVWPTLSMWLLACAVSFDGFVAGMTYGMRKVRIPIASVGVIAGFSGGLMLLSLHAGRWIAHGFSPFWSRLIGALILIGIGVWTLRNNGQREEEPVACQQAELGKTVLSFEIQMLGLVVQILKTPMAADVDRSGVISPMEAVWLGLALSLDAFGAGLGAAMMGYPPFPLALAIAGTSALFLLAGIRTGWKVSGQRWVSSIEYLPGLLMIAIGLFRLIH, from the coding sequence GTGGAGTCCGATGAGAAAGGGGAGAGCAAAGTGTGGCCCACCCTGTCGATGTGGTTGCTGGCCTGCGCGGTCAGCTTTGACGGTTTCGTGGCCGGGATGACCTACGGAATGCGGAAAGTGAGGATTCCGATCGCTTCGGTCGGTGTCATAGCAGGCTTCTCCGGCGGGTTGATGCTTCTCTCCCTGCATGCGGGACGTTGGATCGCACACGGTTTCTCCCCGTTTTGGAGCCGGTTAATTGGTGCACTCATTTTGATAGGTATCGGCGTATGGACATTACGCAACAATGGACAACGGGAGGAGGAACCGGTTGCGTGTCAGCAAGCGGAATTGGGCAAGACCGTACTGTCTTTTGAAATCCAGATGCTCGGACTGGTTGTACAGATTTTGAAGACGCCGATGGCGGCTGACGTGGACCGATCCGGTGTGATTTCTCCCATGGAAGCCGTGTGGTTGGGATTGGCGCTCTCCTTGGACGCCTTTGGAGCCGGTTTGGGAGCGGCGATGATGGGGTATCCGCCGTTCCCTCTCGCATTGGCGATCGCAGGAACCAGTGCGCTGTTTCTGTTGGCCGGTATTCGGACAGGATGGAAAGTGTCGGGACAAAGATGGGTGTCTTCGATCGAGTACCTGCCCGGTTTGCTGATGATTGCCATCGGCCTGTTCCGTCTGATTCACTAG
- the mutM gene encoding DNA-formamidopyrimidine glycosylase, with the protein MPELPEVETVRRTLEQLIVGKTVAEVAVFLPKIVKEPPDVDLFVQRLIGTTVTGVGRRGKFLRIYFGDWVLVSHLRMEGRYSLAQHDEPVEKHTHVIFRFTDKTELRYRDVRQFGTMHLYPAGEEEQHPPLNKLGPEPLSDDFTLDVFRARLAGRKTKLKALLLNQEFVVGLGNIYVDEALFTAGLHPERPANALTEEEQRRLYESIRSTLSEAVKLGGSSVRSYVNSKGEMGMFQLQIQVYGRKGEPCVRCGEPITRLVVAGRGTHVCLQCQR; encoded by the coding sequence TTGCCGGAATTGCCCGAAGTGGAGACAGTGAGACGAACGCTGGAGCAATTGATCGTTGGGAAAACGGTGGCGGAGGTTGCCGTTTTCCTGCCCAAAATTGTAAAGGAACCGCCAGATGTCGACCTGTTTGTCCAGCGGTTGATCGGGACTACGGTGACCGGTGTGGGGCGCAGGGGCAAGTTTCTGCGCATTTATTTCGGTGATTGGGTGCTCGTCTCCCATTTGCGCATGGAAGGTAGGTATTCGCTGGCGCAACATGATGAGCCGGTGGAAAAGCATACGCATGTGATTTTCCGTTTTACTGACAAAACGGAGTTGCGGTACCGCGACGTGCGGCAGTTCGGTACAATGCATCTTTATCCAGCGGGTGAGGAGGAACAACACCCCCCGCTCAACAAACTGGGTCCGGAACCGCTGTCGGATGACTTTACGTTGGACGTGTTCCGTGCGCGGTTGGCCGGACGCAAAACCAAGTTAAAAGCGCTGCTGCTCAACCAAGAGTTTGTGGTTGGTTTGGGCAACATCTATGTCGATGAAGCGTTGTTTACCGCCGGCCTGCATCCAGAGCGGCCGGCGAATGCGTTGACCGAAGAGGAACAGAGGCGGTTGTACGAAAGCATTCGCTCCACCTTGTCCGAGGCGGTGAAGTTGGGCGGCTCGTCTGTCCGATCGTATGTCAACTCCAAGGGAGAGATGGGGATGTTTCAACTGCAGATCCAGGTATACGGACGGAAAGGCGAACCCTGTGTTCGCTGCGGGGAACCGATCACGCGGCTGGTCGTCGCCGGTCGAGGTACACACGTTTGCCTGCAGTGTCAGCGGTGA